Proteins encoded within one genomic window of Episyrphus balteatus chromosome 1, idEpiBalt1.1, whole genome shotgun sequence:
- the LOC129919020 gene encoding 60S ribosomal protein L23, translating into MSKRGRGGTAGGKFRISLGLPVGAVMNCADNTGGKNLYVIAVHGIRGRLNRLPAAGVGDMFVATVKKGKPELRKKVMPAVVIRQRKPFRRRDGVFIYFEDNAGVIVNNKGEMKGSAITGPVAKECADLWPRIASNASSIA; encoded by the exons ATGTCTAAAAGAG GACGTGGTGGAACCGCTGGAGGGAAATTCCGTATTTCTCTAGGTCTCCCTGTTGGAGCTGTAATGAACTGTGCTGACAATACAG GCGGTAAGAACTTGTATGTCATTGCTGTTCATGGAATTCGTGGTCGTTTGAACCGTCTTCCCGCTGCTGGAGTTGGAGACATGTTTGTTGCTACAGTCAAGAAGGGAAAACCTGAACTCCGGAAAAAG gtAATGCCAGCTGTCGTTATCAGGCAAAGGAAACCTTTCAGGAGGAGGGACGGGgtgtttatatattttgaggATAACGCTGGCGTAATAGTGAACAATAAAGGTGAAATGAAAGGTTCCGCTATCACAGGTCCCGTTGCTAAAGAATGCGCTGATTTGTGGCCCCGTATTGCTTCAAACGCCAGCTCAATTGCTTAA